From a single Mesorhizobium shangrilense genomic region:
- a CDS encoding 2-hydroxyacid dehydrogenase: MEKGRILLAVTGFHPQRWHELLSAERDVVLEPDGAKDPSITYAVVWKQRPNLLSSLPNLRAIFSIGAGVDHIFADPGLPKVPIVKVVADNLTQYMTEYVVWRVLDHHRQGLLYRLQQKKKAWHDPPQPPAGDISVGIMGFGTLGRAAASVLLSLGFKVNGWARGDKPMAGVSTFAGEAGLKPFLNATDILVVLLPLTPNTQGLINYGLLKELRKRNGLGGSVLINAGRGRLQKDADIARALDDGTLKEASLDVFEVEPLPKTSPLWGHPKIFVTPHAAATSDPAHLVPSMLRQMDAFERGEKLENLVDRNAGY, translated from the coding sequence ATGGAAAAAGGCCGCATCCTGCTCGCCGTGACAGGCTTTCACCCGCAACGCTGGCACGAATTGCTGTCGGCGGAGCGCGACGTGGTGCTGGAGCCGGACGGCGCCAAGGACCCGTCGATCACCTACGCGGTGGTGTGGAAGCAGCGGCCGAACCTCTTGTCGTCGCTGCCCAATCTGCGCGCCATCTTCTCGATCGGCGCCGGCGTCGATCATATCTTCGCCGATCCAGGCCTGCCAAAGGTGCCGATCGTGAAGGTCGTTGCCGACAATCTCACCCAGTACATGACTGAATATGTCGTCTGGCGGGTGCTCGATCATCACCGCCAGGGCCTGCTCTACCGTTTACAGCAGAAGAAGAAGGCATGGCATGATCCGCCACAGCCGCCCGCCGGCGACATATCGGTCGGCATCATGGGCTTCGGCACGCTCGGGCGCGCCGCAGCTTCTGTCTTGTTGTCCCTTGGCTTCAAGGTCAATGGCTGGGCGCGCGGCGATAAGCCGATGGCTGGCGTTTCGACCTTTGCCGGCGAGGCCGGATTGAAGCCCTTCCTCAATGCCACCGACATTCTGGTTGTGCTGCTGCCCCTGACTCCCAATACGCAGGGTCTGATCAACTACGGGCTGCTGAAGGAGCTCAGAAAACGCAACGGCCTTGGCGGTTCGGTGCTGATCAATGCCGGGCGTGGCCGCCTGCAGAAGGATGCCGACATTGCGCGCGCACTGGACGATGGCACCTTGAAGGAGGCGAGCCTCGACGTGTTCGAGGTCGAGCCGCTGCCCAAGACCAGCCCGCTATGGGGCCATCCGAAGATTTTCGTCACGCCGCACGCGGCGGCGACCTCCGACCCCGCGCATCTCGTACCGAGCATGCTGCGCCAGATGGACGCCTTCGAGCGTGGCGAGAAGCTGGAAAACCTGGTGGACCGCAACGCGGGTTATTAG
- a CDS encoding BrnA antitoxin family protein gives MVNPPRRPTNPMAAAEAAFKPIKKPAPTPVRQASATPNVRELVSIRIDRAVLDYFQEDGPGWQDRINDALRQLVAGKPAVPGDGSNDD, from the coding sequence ATGGTCAATCCGCCGCGTCGCCCCACCAATCCGATGGCTGCCGCCGAGGCCGCCTTCAAGCCGATCAAGAAGCCGGCGCCGACACCGGTTCGTCAGGCATCGGCTACTCCGAATGTCAGGGAGTTGGTCTCGATCAGGATCGACCGGGCTGTGCTGGATTATTTCCAGGAGGATGGGCCGGGCTGGCAGGATCGCATCAACGATGCGTTGCGGCAGCTGGTTGCCGGGAAGCCGGCCGTGCCCGGCGATGGCTCGAATGACGATTGA
- a CDS encoding methyltransferase domain-containing protein, translating to MKPLQASSGDLNADRRADYAEMLHASGDHAAAAELLLGAMEMVPQWAMGWYRLGEMQETAGALDLAAQAWAISLKLDPTDRQGAALKLQLIGREPATGAPPSAFVETLFDHYAESFDDALVEKLGYRVPEFLEEAIRAARPGRFGLVLDLGCGTGLMGERLRPIADRLEGVDISARMLGKARAKNIYDVLAKANLQDFAHAGNKADLVTAADVFIYVGALDGVVKNVAAIFADDGLFAFSVEKLSDAGVDGDFALQPSRRYAHSQAYVCRVLADKGFSILSLETKIIRQDRRQAVEGLVVVAALSSSLVETDA from the coding sequence ATGAAGCCGCTTCAGGCCTCGTCCGGCGACTTGAACGCCGATCGTCGCGCCGACTATGCCGAGATGCTCCATGCATCGGGCGACCATGCGGCGGCGGCTGAGCTGCTGCTTGGCGCCATGGAAATGGTGCCGCAATGGGCGATGGGCTGGTATCGCCTTGGCGAGATGCAGGAGACGGCGGGCGCGCTCGATCTCGCGGCGCAGGCCTGGGCAATATCGCTGAAGCTCGATCCGACGGATCGCCAGGGCGCCGCGCTCAAGCTGCAATTGATCGGCAGGGAGCCGGCAACAGGAGCGCCGCCCAGCGCCTTTGTCGAAACGCTGTTCGACCACTATGCCGAAAGCTTCGATGACGCTCTGGTCGAGAAGCTTGGCTACCGGGTGCCCGAATTTCTCGAAGAGGCCATTCGGGCCGCCAGGCCGGGCCGCTTCGGCCTGGTGCTCGATCTCGGCTGCGGTACGGGGCTGATGGGTGAAAGGCTGCGGCCTATTGCCGACCGGCTTGAGGGTGTCGACATCTCCGCCAGAATGCTCGGGAAGGCTCGGGCAAAGAACATCTACGATGTCCTCGCCAAGGCCAATTTGCAGGACTTTGCCCATGCGGGCAACAAGGCCGACCTGGTGACCGCGGCCGATGTCTTCATCTATGTCGGCGCGCTCGACGGTGTGGTGAAGAATGTCGCGGCGATATTTGCTGACGACGGGTTGTTTGCGTTCTCGGTCGAGAAGCTCAGCGATGCGGGAGTGGACGGTGATTTCGCATTGCAACCGTCGCGTCGCTATGCGCATTCGCAGGCCTATGTGTGCCGGGTACTCGCCGACAAAGGTTTTTCGATCCTGTCACTGGAAACGAAGATCATCCGGCAGGATCGACGCCAGGCGGTCGAGGGGCTGGTCGTGGTCGCGGCACTGTCTTCGTCGTTGGTGGAAACGGATGCATGA
- a CDS encoding SRPBCC family protein produces MTKVYVSTMIGAPAAEVWKVVRNFNGLPNWAPFVAESRIEQNAPADQIGCIRSFTLQGGGRIREKLLALSDYDLSCSYAILESPMGVENYVSTLSLTPVTDGNTTFAEWQAEFDCAPEREAALMQQIGTGVFQASFTALKQRFRG; encoded by the coding sequence ATGACCAAAGTCTATGTCTCCACGATGATCGGTGCGCCTGCCGCCGAAGTGTGGAAGGTCGTGCGCAATTTCAACGGCCTGCCGAACTGGGCGCCGTTCGTTGCCGAGAGCCGGATCGAGCAGAATGCGCCGGCCGACCAGATCGGCTGCATCCGCAGTTTCACGCTCCAGGGCGGCGGACGCATCCGTGAAAAACTGCTGGCGCTGTCTGACTATGACCTGTCCTGCAGCTACGCGATCCTCGAAAGCCCGATGGGCGTGGAGAATTACGTCTCCACTCTGTCGCTGACGCCGGTGACTGACGGCAATACGACATTCGCCGAATGGCAGGCCGAGTTCGACTGCGCCCCCGAGCGCGAAGCCGCTTTGATGCAGCAGATCGGGACCGGCGTGTTCCAGGCATCGTTCACCGCGCTCAAGCAGCGTTTCAGGGGCTGA
- a CDS encoding zinc-binding dehydrogenase, whose translation MVKVRQSTIIDAPIDDVWAILRDFNSHERWHPAIAFSEIEGGDPVDAVGAVRHFRLSDGGELREQLLALSDKDRRLSYCLLEAPLPLMGYVASVRLKPVTDGDATFWEWSCEFQPPAHRRDELVKLVTEGIYQAGFAAVRGLLRRQTVAAPVEVRPPRTIVAPMPSASTPRVVPPIASSHAERTKAMLVERHGGPEVLQFTDIGLPPPGPNEVRIRHTLIGVNFIDVYCRTGHFDLLQPPGVLGMEAAGVIEAIGPEVLGFSVGDRVAYACPPVGAYAERRNMAPQLLVHLSDDVSDEIAAAGLLKGVTASFLLHDVHAVRPGSVVLIHAAAGGVGQLLVQWARHLGATVIATVSSDDKARIVERLGAHHVIVYSRENFAEAVMRLTNGAGADVAYDAVGNDTFGGSLAALGIRGHLVSFGQASGPVGNWDIGRFSSKSITISRPNYAHYTDTPEKLAPHVDRFFAALRQGVVRVERPTRYPLSQAADAHRDLESRRTTGALVLTV comes from the coding sequence ATGGTCAAGGTCCGCCAGAGCACCATCATCGATGCGCCGATCGATGACGTCTGGGCCATCCTGCGCGATTTCAACAGCCATGAACGCTGGCACCCGGCAATCGCTTTCAGCGAGATCGAGGGCGGCGACCCCGTTGATGCGGTCGGAGCGGTCCGGCATTTCAGGCTGTCCGATGGCGGCGAATTGCGCGAGCAGTTGCTGGCGCTGTCCGACAAGGACCGGCGGCTGAGCTATTGCCTGCTCGAGGCACCCTTGCCGCTGATGGGCTATGTCGCATCGGTCCGGCTGAAGCCGGTGACCGACGGCGACGCCACGTTCTGGGAATGGTCTTGCGAATTCCAGCCGCCCGCGCACCGGCGCGACGAACTGGTCAAGCTGGTCACCGAAGGCATCTACCAGGCCGGTTTTGCGGCTGTTCGTGGACTATTGCGGCGCCAGACCGTGGCCGCACCCGTTGAAGTCAGACCACCAAGGACGATCGTCGCCCCGATGCCATCCGCAAGCACGCCGCGCGTGGTGCCACCGATCGCGTCCAGCCACGCTGAACGGACCAAAGCGATGCTTGTCGAGCGCCATGGCGGGCCGGAAGTCCTTCAATTCACGGACATCGGATTGCCGCCCCCCGGACCCAACGAAGTGCGGATTCGCCATACCTTGATCGGCGTCAACTTCATCGACGTGTACTGCCGCACCGGCCACTTCGATCTCCTGCAGCCGCCGGGCGTGCTTGGCATGGAAGCGGCCGGTGTCATCGAAGCCATCGGTCCTGAGGTTTTGGGCTTTTCGGTCGGTGACCGCGTCGCTTATGCCTGTCCACCGGTCGGCGCCTATGCCGAGCGGCGCAACATGGCGCCCCAACTGCTGGTTCATCTCTCCGACGATGTTTCGGATGAAATTGCCGCCGCCGGCCTGCTCAAGGGCGTTACCGCGAGTTTCCTGCTGCATGACGTCCATGCGGTGCGCCCCGGTTCCGTCGTTCTCATCCACGCCGCCGCGGGCGGCGTCGGCCAGTTGCTAGTGCAGTGGGCCCGCCATCTCGGCGCGACGGTCATCGCCACCGTATCGAGCGACGACAAGGCGCGCATTGTCGAGAGGTTGGGGGCGCATCACGTCATCGTCTATTCGCGCGAGAATTTCGCCGAGGCGGTCATGCGTCTGACCAACGGCGCGGGTGCCGATGTCGCCTATGACGCGGTCGGCAATGACACATTCGGCGGTTCGCTGGCGGCACTCGGCATTCGCGGTCACCTCGTCAGCTTCGGTCAGGCTTCCGGCCCGGTCGGCAATTGGGACATCGGCCGGTTCTCGTCGAAATCGATCACTATCTCGCGCCCGAACTATGCCCACTACACCGACACGCCGGAAAAGCTCGCGCCGCACGTCGACCGCTTCTTCGCGGCGTTGCGGCAGGGGGTGGTCAGGGTCGAGCGGCCGACACGATATCCTCTCTCGCAGGCAGCCGACGCTCACCGCGATCTCGAGTCACGGCGCACGACCGGGGCCTTGGTGCTGACGGTTTGA
- a CDS encoding ligase-associated DNA damage response exonuclease, with product MRASDLLHPRPEGLYCPPGDFFIDPVRPVNRALITHGHSDHARSGHRSVLATRQTLDIMALRYGEGFAGATQAASLGETIALNDVTVTFHPAGHVLGSAQIAVENQGMRIVASGDYKRQKDATCLPFEPVKCDVFITEATFGLPVFRHPPDTEEIARLLKSTAQFPERAHLVGAYALGKAQRVMRLLRDAGYDRPIYIHGALAKLSDYYQSQGIDLGTLEPATIETGGKEDFAGAIVVGPPSAFADRWARRFPDPISCFASGWMRIRQRAKQGGVELPLIISDHSDWGELTTTIKETGADEIWVTHGREEALVRWCELEGIAARPLHLVGYEDEGD from the coding sequence ATGCGCGCCAGCGACCTGCTTCACCCCCGGCCCGAAGGCCTTTATTGCCCGCCCGGCGATTTCTTCATCGACCCGGTGCGACCGGTCAACCGCGCGCTGATCACGCACGGCCATTCCGATCATGCCCGCTCGGGCCATCGTTCGGTGCTGGCGACGCGACAAACGCTGGACATCATGGCCCTGCGCTACGGCGAGGGTTTTGCCGGCGCGACGCAAGCGGCCAGTCTCGGCGAGACGATCGCGCTGAACGATGTCACCGTGACCTTCCATCCGGCCGGTCATGTGCTGGGCTCGGCGCAGATCGCGGTGGAAAACCAGGGCATGCGCATCGTGGCGTCCGGCGACTACAAGCGCCAGAAGGACGCCACGTGCCTGCCGTTCGAGCCGGTCAAATGCGACGTGTTCATCACCGAGGCGACCTTCGGCCTGCCGGTGTTCCGTCATCCGCCCGACACGGAGGAAATCGCCCGCCTGCTGAAATCCACAGCGCAATTTCCTGAACGCGCGCATCTGGTCGGCGCCTATGCGCTGGGCAAGGCGCAGCGCGTCATGCGGCTGCTGCGCGATGCCGGCTACGACCGGCCGATCTATATCCACGGCGCGCTGGCGAAGCTCAGCGACTACTACCAGAGCCAGGGCATCGACCTCGGCACACTGGAACCGGCAACCATCGAGACCGGCGGCAAGGAGGACTTTGCCGGCGCCATCGTCGTCGGCCCGCCATCGGCCTTCGCCGACCGCTGGGCGCGGCGCTTTCCCGATCCGATCTCGTGCTTTGCATCCGGCTGGATGCGCATCCGCCAGCGCGCCAAGCAAGGCGGCGTCGAGCTGCCGCTGATCATATCCGACCATTCCGACTGGGGTGAGCTGACGACGACGATCAAGGAGACAGGCGCGGACGAGATATGGGTGACGCATGGCCGCGAGGAAGCGCTGGTGCGCTGGTGCGAGCTTGAGGGCATCGCCGCCCGGCCGCTGCACCTGGTGGGGTATGAGGACGAGGGCGATTGA
- a CDS encoding flotillin domain-containing protein, translating into MDAQIFGAFLLWLIIAAVVVVIAVYILRWLYRRSTKETAFVRTGFMGEKVVVNGGAFVIPVLHEITPVNMNVLRIEVRREDGFALITRNRMRVDLIAEFFVRVGASRELVAAAAQTLGRRTLQPDSLRELLEGKFAGALRTVAAQMTLEEMHELRGDYAAKVRRLAEESLAANGLELESVAIVDLDQTSLEYFDPSNAFDAEGLTQLTESIETRRRMRNEIEQRTLVDIRNQNLDTQRKVLEIDRDSEYARLEQEREVEIRRAAQRSELAIDRALRDQESEQAQLSSREAVEKSRLNQERNITEERIRSEEDTQRREITRRRSLDETEMKMRELTEREQIALELSLEKARIEREGAQSQLEIERRKLLEVAELERQIALAEKALEVTKAEAEKRRAEIVENQATETARIAQDRAIDEVRIARERHLEALQIAKRQAFEEAEISAGEEVERARITTERGIEEARLIKDRDIRQLGVDRDQRIEIAEIQKAIDIAKKTQERSSAIAASEAVRAKAVQAEEQAFTAREREIAERRKLTDLIGAAREAEREALRITSAADAEMKAAKSLAEAQKIAAVASAESEKIHALAAAQRYEVDAAGHRQLNEAENLLSDEARAGRLRGKLLDHMEGIIRESVKPMEKIEGIKILHVDGINGGQGGNRNVTDEVIDSALRYRVQAPMIDNLMKEIGIEGGSLGRMTDVLRDAKDISSLTRDKKGKGKTAKDDDDDRDH; encoded by the coding sequence ATGGACGCGCAGATCTTTGGCGCTTTCCTGTTGTGGCTGATCATCGCCGCGGTCGTCGTGGTCATCGCGGTCTACATCCTGCGATGGCTCTACCGCCGCTCGACCAAGGAGACGGCGTTCGTGCGCACCGGCTTCATGGGCGAGAAGGTGGTGGTGAATGGCGGCGCCTTCGTCATTCCGGTGCTGCATGAGATCACGCCGGTCAACATGAACGTGCTGCGCATCGAGGTGCGCCGCGAAGATGGTTTTGCGCTGATCACACGGAACCGCATGCGCGTCGATCTGATCGCCGAGTTCTTCGTCCGCGTCGGCGCCAGCCGCGAACTGGTCGCCGCCGCCGCCCAGACGCTCGGCCGCCGCACGCTGCAGCCCGACAGCCTGCGTGAACTGCTCGAAGGCAAGTTTGCCGGCGCCTTGCGCACCGTCGCCGCGCAGATGACGCTTGAGGAGATGCATGAACTACGCGGCGACTATGCCGCCAAGGTGCGCAGGCTGGCCGAGGAATCGCTGGCCGCCAACGGGCTTGAACTGGAAAGCGTCGCCATCGTCGATCTCGACCAGACCAGCCTTGAGTACTTCGACCCGTCCAACGCCTTCGACGCCGAAGGCCTCACGCAGCTGACGGAATCCATCGAGACCCGGCGCCGCATGCGCAACGAGATCGAGCAGCGCACGCTGGTCGACATCCGCAACCAGAACCTTGATACGCAGCGCAAGGTGCTGGAGATCGATCGCGACAGCGAATATGCGCGCCTTGAACAGGAGCGCGAAGTCGAGATCCGCCGCGCCGCGCAGCGTTCTGAACTCGCCATCGATCGTGCGCTGCGCGACCAGGAGTCCGAACAGGCACAGCTTTCGTCACGCGAAGCCGTCGAGAAATCGCGCCTCAACCAGGAGCGCAACATCACCGAGGAGCGCATCAGGAGCGAGGAAGACACCCAGCGCCGCGAGATCACGCGCCGCCGTTCGCTCGACGAGACCGAGATGAAGATGCGCGAGCTGACCGAGCGCGAGCAGATCGCGCTGGAATTGTCGCTGGAGAAGGCCCGTATCGAGCGCGAAGGCGCGCAGAGCCAGCTCGAGATCGAGCGCAGGAAGTTGCTCGAGGTGGCGGAACTGGAACGGCAGATCGCGCTGGCCGAAAAAGCGCTGGAGGTGACAAAAGCCGAGGCGGAGAAACGCCGCGCCGAGATCGTCGAGAACCAGGCGACGGAGACGGCGCGGATCGCACAGGATCGCGCCATCGACGAGGTCAGGATTGCACGCGAGCGTCACCTCGAGGCACTGCAGATCGCCAAGCGCCAGGCCTTCGAGGAGGCCGAGATTTCGGCCGGCGAGGAGGTCGAGCGCGCCCGCATCACCACCGAGCGCGGCATCGAGGAAGCCCGCCTGATCAAGGACCGCGACATCAGGCAGCTTGGCGTCGATCGCGACCAGAGGATCGAGATCGCCGAGATCCAGAAGGCCATCGACATCGCCAAGAAGACGCAGGAGCGTTCCTCCGCGATCGCGGCTTCGGAAGCCGTTCGCGCCAAGGCCGTCCAGGCCGAGGAACAGGCCTTCACCGCTCGCGAACGCGAGATCGCCGAGCGCCGCAAGCTGACCGACCTGATTGGTGCTGCCCGCGAAGCCGAGCGTGAAGCCTTGCGCATCACATCCGCCGCCGATGCCGAGATGAAGGCGGCGAAAAGCCTTGCCGAAGCGCAGAAGATCGCCGCCGTGGCCTCCGCCGAGTCGGAGAAGATACATGCCCTGGCCGCGGCCCAGCGCTACGAGGTCGACGCCGCCGGTCATCGCCAGCTCAACGAGGCCGAGAACCTGCTCTCCGACGAGGCGCGCGCCGGTCGCTTGCGTGGCAAACTGCTCGACCACATGGAGGGCATCATCCGCGAAAGCGTCAAGCCGATGGAGAAGATCGAGGGCATCAAGATCCTGCATGTCGACGGCATCAACGGCGGCCAGGGCGGCAACCGCAACGTCACCGACGAGGTGATCGATTCCGCGCTGCGCTACCGCGTGCAGGCGCCGATGATCGACAATCTGATGAAGGAGATCGGCATCGAGGGCGGCTCGCTCGGCCGCATGACCGATGTGCTGCGCGACGCCAAGGACATTTCCAGCCTGACCCGCGACAAGAAGGGCAAGGGCAAGACCGCCAAGGACGACGATGACGATCGCGATCACTGA
- a CDS encoding ABC transporter ATP-binding protein: protein MNETPLLSVRDLSVAFSQGGKQSIAVDHVSFDIAKGETVALVGESGSGKSVSALSVLKLLPYPTASHPSGKILFQGNDLLALNEKQLRQVRGNKITMIFQEPMTSLNPLHTIEQQIVEILKLHQGMADRPAKARTLALLNEVGIRDPQKRLDAYPHQLSGGQRQRVMIAMALANEPELLIADEPTTALDVTVQAQILELLAGLKSRKNMSMLFITHDLGIVRKIADRVCVMTKGKIVETGPTKDIFANPQHPYTRHLLAAEPKGKPPAANSAAKAVMTGHDIKVWFPIKKGFFRRTVDNVKAVDGIDITVRAGQTLGVVGESGSGKTTLGLALARMISSTGVIQFNGRDINQLSFNAMRPLRRELQIVFQDPFGSLSPRMSIAEIIEEGLKIHEPKLSPDGRDDKVVAVLKEVGLDPETRNRYPHEFSGGQRQRVAIARAMVLNPRFVMLDEPTSALDMSVQAQVVDLLRNLQAKHDLAYLFISHDLKVIRALANEVIVMRNGVVVEAGPSEQIFERPQTDYTRALISAAFKIETAPVGIVSQ, encoded by the coding sequence ATGAACGAAACCCCTCTCCTCTCCGTTCGCGACCTCAGCGTCGCCTTCTCGCAAGGCGGCAAACAGTCGATCGCCGTCGACCATGTGTCCTTCGACATCGCCAAGGGTGAGACGGTGGCGCTGGTGGGCGAATCCGGTTCCGGCAAATCGGTCTCGGCGCTTTCGGTGCTGAAGCTGCTGCCCTATCCGACCGCCAGCCATCCATCAGGCAAGATCCTGTTCCAGGGCAACGACCTGCTGGCGCTGAACGAAAAGCAATTGCGCCAGGTGCGCGGCAACAAGATCACCATGATCTTCCAGGAGCCGATGACCTCGCTCAACCCGCTGCACACGATCGAGCAGCAGATCGTCGAGATCCTGAAACTGCACCAGGGCATGGCTGACCGTCCGGCCAAGGCACGTACGCTGGCATTGCTCAACGAAGTCGGCATCCGCGATCCGCAGAAGCGGCTCGACGCCTATCCGCACCAATTGTCCGGCGGCCAGCGCCAACGTGTCATGATCGCCATGGCGCTGGCGAACGAGCCTGAGCTGCTCATCGCCGACGAACCGACGACGGCGCTGGACGTCACGGTGCAGGCGCAGATCCTCGAACTGCTGGCGGGGCTGAAAAGCCGCAAGAACATGTCGATGCTGTTCATCACCCATGATCTCGGCATCGTGCGCAAGATCGCCGACCGCGTCTGCGTGATGACCAAGGGCAAGATCGTCGAGACCGGTCCGACGAAGGACATCTTCGCCAATCCCCAGCATCCCTATACGCGCCATTTGCTGGCCGCCGAGCCCAAGGGCAAGCCGCCGGCCGCCAACAGTGCCGCCAAGGCGGTGATGACCGGCCATGACATAAAAGTCTGGTTTCCGATCAAGAAGGGTTTTTTCCGGCGCACCGTCGACAATGTGAAGGCGGTGGACGGCATCGACATCACCGTGCGTGCCGGGCAGACGCTGGGCGTCGTCGGCGAATCCGGGTCCGGCAAGACAACGCTTGGCCTGGCGTTGGCCAGGATGATCTCGTCGACCGGCGTAATCCAGTTCAACGGGCGCGACATCAACCAGCTCTCCTTCAACGCCATGCGACCGCTTAGGCGCGAGTTGCAGATCGTCTTCCAGGATCCGTTCGGCTCGCTCAGCCCGCGCATGTCGATCGCCGAGATCATCGAGGAGGGGCTGAAGATCCACGAGCCGAAGCTGTCGCCCGATGGGCGCGACGACAAAGTGGTCGCCGTGCTGAAGGAAGTCGGGCTCGATCCGGAGACGCGCAACCGCTATCCGCACGAATTCTCCGGCGGCCAGCGCCAGCGAGTCGCCATAGCGCGCGCCATGGTGCTCAATCCGCGCTTCGTCATGCTGGACGAGCCGACCTCCGCGCTCGACATGAGCGTGCAGGCGCAGGTGGTCGACCTCTTGCGCAACCTGCAGGCAAAGCACGACCTCGCCTACCTGTTCATCAGCCATGATCTGAAGGTCATCCGGGCGCTTGCCAACGAGGTCATCGTCATGCGCAACGGGGTGGTGGTGGAAGCTGGCCCATCCGAACAAATTTTCGAACGGCCGCAAACCGACTATACTCGGGCGCTGATCTCCGCCGCCTTCAAGATCGAAACGGCTCCGGTCGGCATCGTCAGCCAGTGA
- a CDS encoding cisplatin damage response ATP-dependent DNA ligase, which translates to MNRFAELLDRLVLTPSRNGKLTLLTDYFRSVEDPDRGLALAAITGDLNIAAVKPAMLRALVAERMDPVLFGYSYDYVGDLAETVSLVWPQAPEAIPNRVPTLGEVVGKLQAASRSDGPKVLARLLDSAGISARFAIIKLVTGGLRIGVSARLAKQALADFGKVDVAEIEELWHGLTPPYAELFAWLEGKAEKPRKTALALFSPVMLSNPVGDGDLEKLDPADYAAEWKWDGIRVQAVSEGGVRRLYSRTGDDVSGAFPDLAEAMTFDATLDGELLVGDPREAAGTFSDLQQRLNRKTVTPKMQQQYPAFMRCYDLLQLGGEDLRGLPFRERRYRLESFVKTLEPSRFDLSPFVAFDDWHMLEELRRAPPHPIIEGVMLKRWDSPYLAGRPKGPWFKWKRDPHTVDAVLMYAQRGHGKRSSFYSDYTFGVWSGPEGAEELVPVGKAYFGFTDEELKQIDKYVRDNTIERFGPVRSVRADRKNGLVLEVAFEGLNRSTRHKSGVAMRFPRISRLRWDKPSNEADRIETLQALLDR; encoded by the coding sequence ATGAACCGCTTCGCCGAGCTCCTCGACCGCCTCGTGCTGACGCCGTCGCGCAACGGCAAGCTGACGCTGCTGACCGACTATTTCCGCAGTGTCGAGGATCCGGATCGCGGGCTGGCGCTGGCCGCGATCACCGGCGACCTCAACATCGCGGCGGTCAAGCCTGCCATGCTCAGGGCCCTCGTCGCCGAGCGGATGGACCCGGTGCTGTTCGGCTATTCCTACGACTATGTCGGTGACCTCGCCGAGACCGTCTCGCTGGTCTGGCCGCAGGCGCCGGAGGCCATCCCCAACCGCGTGCCGACGCTTGGCGAGGTCGTCGGCAAGCTGCAGGCGGCCAGCCGCTCCGATGGGCCGAAGGTGCTGGCCCGGTTGCTCGACAGCGCCGGCATCTCGGCCCGCTTCGCCATCATCAAACTGGTCACAGGCGGCCTGCGCATCGGCGTTTCGGCGCGGCTGGCGAAACAGGCGCTGGCGGATTTCGGCAAGGTCGATGTCGCCGAGATCGAGGAGCTCTGGCACGGGCTGACGCCGCCCTATGCCGAGCTTTTTGCCTGGCTGGAAGGCAAGGCGGAGAAGCCACGGAAGACGGCACTCGCCCTGTTCAGCCCGGTGATGCTGTCCAACCCAGTTGGCGATGGCGACCTCGAAAAACTCGATCCCGCCGACTATGCCGCCGAGTGGAAATGGGATGGCATCCGCGTGCAGGCGGTTTCCGAAGGCGGTGTCCGACGGCTCTACTCGCGCACCGGCGACGACGTTTCGGGCGCTTTTCCCGATCTTGCCGAGGCCATGACTTTCGACGCCACGCTCGATGGCGAGCTGCTGGTCGGTGACCCCCGAGAGGCGGCGGGAACCTTCTCTGACCTGCAGCAGCGGCTGAACCGCAAGACGGTGACGCCGAAGATGCAGCAGCAATACCCGGCCTTCATGCGCTGCTACGACCTGTTGCAGCTCGGCGGCGAGGATTTGCGCGGCCTGCCCTTCCGCGAGCGGCGCTACCGCCTGGAGAGCTTCGTGAAAACGCTGGAACCAAGCCGCTTCGACCTGTCGCCCTTCGTTGCCTTCGACGACTGGCATATGCTGGAGGAACTGCGCCGGGCGCCACCGCACCCGATCATCGAGGGCGTGATGCTGAAGCGCTGGGACTCGCCCTATCTCGCTGGCCGTCCCAAGGGCCCCTGGTTCAAGTGGAAGCGCGATCCGCATACGGTCGACGCGGTGCTGATGTATGCCCAGCGCGGCCACGGCAAGCGTTCGAGCTTCTATTCGGACTATACGTTCGGCGTCTGGTCCGGTCCGGAAGGCGCGGAGGAACTGGTGCCGGTCGGCAAGGCTTATTTCGGCTTCACCGACGAGGAACTGAAGCAGATCGACAAGTATGTCCGCGACAATACGATCGAGCGCTTTGGCCCGGTCCGCTCGGTGCGGGCCGACCGCAAGAACGGTCTTGTGCTGGAAGTGGCATTCGAAGGCCTCAACCGATCGACACGGCACAAATCCGGCGTTGCCATGCGCTTTCCACGCATTTCACGGCTGCGCTGGGACAAGCCGTCGAATGAGGCAGACCGCATCGAGACCTTGCAGGCACTGCTCGATCGCTAG